In the Drosophila biarmipes strain raj3 chromosome X, RU_DBia_V1.1, whole genome shotgun sequence genome, one interval contains:
- the LOC108024415 gene encoding ubiquitin carboxyl-terminal hydrolase isozyme L5: MAEALPGAEASTGAEASPGAEAASGEEVDNSWCLIESDPGVFTELIRGFGCTGAQVEEIWTLDADAFHHLEPIHGLIFLFKWVQDDKPAGRVVKDRDDIFFARQVTTNACATQALLSLLLNLRHPDIDLGNTLNGFKRFCQDLDPVSRGLCLGNEQKIREVHNSFARPVLFELDIRPAPPDDDIYHFVGYMPIKGRLFELDGLHEGPIELAEIGKKQNWLDVVRPIIEARMQRYSVGEIHFNLMALVSDRQRCYERQIQLLVHQPSPLSHSERQAEIASLRTYVKFEQDKKRRYRQENLRRRHNYLPFIVELLKQLGETGQLMPIYEKAKQRALQSQASASQKAKQAKAP, from the coding sequence ATGGCAGAAGCACTCCCAGGAGCAGAAGCCAGTACAGGAGCAGAAGCCAGTCCAGGAGCAGAAGCAGCATCTGGCGAGGAGGTGGACAACAGCTGGTGCCTGATTGAGAGTGATCCGGGGGTCTTCACCGAGCTGATTCGCGGATTCGGCTGCACTGGTGCCCAGGTGGAGGAGATATGGACCCTGGACGCCGACGCCTTCCATCACCTGGAGCCCATCCATGGCCTGATCTTCCTGTTCAAATGGGTGCAGGACGACAAGCCCGCCGGTCGCGTGGTCAAGGACCGGGATGACATCTTCTTCGCCCGCCAGGTGACCACGAATGCCTGTGCTACCCAGGCCCTGCTCAGCCTGCTGCTGAATCTCCGCCATCCGGACATCGATTTGGGCAACACCCTGAACGGCTTCAAGCGCTTCTGCCAGGACCTGGATCCGGTGAGCCGGGGCCTGTGCCTGGGCAACGAGCAGAAGATCCGCGAGGTGCACAACTCCTTCGCCCGGCCGGTGCTCTTCGAGCTGGACATTCGCCCGGCGCCGCCAGATGACGATATCTACCACTTTGTGGGCTACATGCCCATCAAGGGACGCCTCTTCGAGCTGGACGGCCTGCACGAGGGTCCCATCGAGCTGGCCGAGATCGGCAAGAAGCAGAACTGGCTGGACGTGGTGAGACCCATCATCGAGGCCCGCATGCAGCGGTACAGCGTGGGCGAGATCCACTTCAACCTGATGGCCCTGGTCTCGGACCGCCAGCGGTGCTACGAGCGGCAGATCCAACTGCTCGTCCACCAGCCCTCGCCGCTGAGTCACTCGGAGCGCCAGGCGGAGATCGCCAGCCTGCGGACCTATGTGAAGTTCGAGCAGGACAAGAAGCGTCGCTACCGGCAGGAGAACCTCCGGCGGCGCCACAACTACCTGCCCTTCATCGTGGAGCTGCTGAAGCAGCTGGGCGAGACCGGCCAACTGATGCCCATCTACGAGAAGGCCAAGCAGCGGGCCCTGCAGAGCCAGGCCTCCGCCAGCCAGAAGGCGAAGCAAGCCAAGGCACCGTga